A window of Oenanthe melanoleuca isolate GR-GAL-2019-014 unplaced genomic scaffold, OMel1.0 S323, whole genome shotgun sequence genomic DNA:
gtgacttgggtttgccaaccttaaatatatttaatttcttttagagacgggacccaggagtagagaaAAGGCAGGATTAAAATTTAGAAAGGTatgagaagaaatttattaataacacaagaaaaaattcagaataagatccctagattgttccctcctccccttcattcaacatttcttaccaacaaacatacagagagcacttcagtcagtgatacattcaaataatcagttcaattcacttaagagagaaaagtccctttttttttgttatgtcCTAGGGGctgtcttcaccttcacaatccacatctgCCCAGGAAAATGTTGCAGATTATAACTCTCCTCCCATTCTTTCACactccttccagagctgtgcaatgggttttgttacacacatggggtatcactttttaaaggcaggctgctgaaaaacaagattctcttcatctccttcactattAAACGTCTCTGCTcctattccagtcccagaacagagaaagctccattttctctgaggcaaaaagtcttcttctcaagcacgcaaacctccccaagtatatttcacagtttaaagaaattttagTGAAGTgacaatccccttagcccacaaaaaaggtttccagctacttatcagtttgcatcttttcaatctcttcccaccaggaactttatcttcattgtgCTGACTTCTGGAGTCTTCAGGCTTTAATTCTTCTTATTCAGGAAAGCTTAGAAAAAAtgaggatcttatccaggcataaagaagttataATTCTATCCAGATTGTGAACAAACAGCATAGGCAGCTGGAGGCCCCCTCTCTCAGAtcgaggagaggagagggggggagggagaggctttggtggctccccgatCCACCCTGCTCagccatgccacgtggagaggggagctccagGTCGCGTGATGCCATGAGGTCAAGAAgggggggccgggaccatgcggccgggctGGGCCCCCGCCAAGCCtgggccggggtcccaagcgGGGCCCtcagcagagccggggtgccgaGCAGGTCTCCCCCACCACAGAGCAGGGGCACCAGGCCGGACTCCggctgagcccagagccgggGCCGGATCCCCCGGCCAGGGACTACCACTCCCGGAGACCAGAAGCCGAAAGAGACCCAGCAAACCTtatccactgtgatttgtgaaagcaaaataattttcattggtttcccgagctgtccatcaccaaatcagctctctgattggtggcagcagcccacaggggaagctcccagagacgggagagcccctcccacttcccagcttcatggagcctgctctgaggtgaatccacccctccccccaagcacgtgaaaccaacacacatatccatatccatatccatatccatatccatatccatccccatccccacccatGTCCCACTATGTCTTAGTACAATGTCTTTATTTTAACACCAATGTTGgatgaaggaaagaagaaaaatgaaagaaaatcaaggccaaaataaaaggatttaCCTGCCCATGCTGACTATGAGTATGAGCATGAGTATGCATGGGCTTGGGCGGGTGGAAAGAACTGTTTTTAGAGGCCTTTCCACTTCATTGTCTCCAAAATCTTGGTTTTCTGCCCCAGTCCATCACTATTTGGCTGTGGAACATGCCTATGGCCCGTAGAGAattagaatcatggaatgatttaGGTTGGtaaagacctccaagaccacCCAGTATTCATTGATGCTGCCAGATGAAATGATTGGATGCAAAAGGTCCaattttttggggtggaaagTAAAATCTGCTGTCCCAAATGAATTCCTGATGTCAGTCTGCATTCCAATGGAGTTTTGGTCAGCTAAGTCCAGGTGTCCACAAAGAGCCAGGAAGATGTAGAGAACACCAGACAGGTGTGTTCCCAACATGGAACACCAGGACCATGGATCACCAAGACTCTGCCCAACGAGGGTCACTTGGGAGCATCCAACGGGGTCCTCCAGTGGGGATGGAGCTCGAGCAGTGCTCAAAGCTCTTCCCGCACGCGGGGTactcacagggcttcccctACCGGTGCCCCCATTGGTATCAGATCACTGTAGATTTCTGGGAGAAACACTTCCCACTGGGGACACTGTTAGGGCCTCTCCCTGGTGTGGATCCGCTGGTGGGTGATGAGGGTGGAGTTTTTCTTaaagcccttcccacagtcagGGCAGTGGAAGGGCCTCTCTTGTGTGTGAATCTGCTGATGCCTGAGCAGATGGGATCTCTgctgaaacctcttcccacactcaggacactcataGAGCTTCTCCCCAGTGTGAATCCTCTGGTGGACAATCAGGTTGGAGCTCTggctgaagctcttcccacattctgAGAACTTGTAGGGGCATTCCCCAGTGTGCATTGCCTGGTGCATGATCAGGCGAGAGCTGTCACAgaagcccttcccacattccccacacatATAGGGTCGTACCCCAGTGTGGATCATCTGGTGCCGGGTGAGGTTGGAGCTCTTCCTGAAGCccatcccacattccccacacttGTAGGGCCGTTCACCTGTGTGGATCATCTGGTGGCAGATCAATCTGGAGTTCAGtctgaagctcttcccacattccccacactcatagggccgttccccagtgtggatcctctggtggcGGATGAGGTGGGAGCTCTGGttgaagctcttcccacattccccacattCATAGGGCtgctccccagtgtggatcctctggtggcGGATCAGGTGGGAGCTCTGGttgaagctcttcccacattccccacactcaTATGGTCGCGATATTGTATGGGTCCTCTGGTGAACGATCAGGCTGTAGCGCCatctgaatcccttcccacattccccacactcgtagggccgtTCCCCAGTGTGCACTGTCTGGTGCCGCATCAGGTCGGAGGTGTTtctgaagcccttcccacattccccacattTGTAGGGCTGTTCACCAGTGTGGATCATCTGGTGCCGGACCAGGCTGGAGCTCCTATGGAAACTTTTCCCACATTCCAAACACTGGAGGGGCTTCTTGCCATCATGAAGCTGCTCATGGAccctcagctcagagctgtggcCAGATCTCTGGCCGCCTGGCTGGCCCAGACTGGGTCTTTCTCCCTTGGATCCCCATGATCTgtgtttgcagcccctccttgtGTGGGATCTCCGCGGCATTTCCTCCCCGTTGGATTCCTGCACTGTGGAGCAGCTCCAAACGGCCTCTTCCACAAGGTTCTGCTGCGGGGATTTGTCCTCCATGGTCTCTGCCCTCAGCGCCTTGTCTGGGGGAGTAAGGACAACGAGAGGATGGGATCTGGCTCCATGCCACAGGGAAGAAGAATAAGATCCCCACAGTCCTCCCTGGCAGAACGGCGTTGGAAATGTCgctgtcctgcagctgggggccatgctgggctgggagatggagcaggacagaaggggacaggggaagtgacttcctcctcacctgcctggctgtcccagggcatcttcctcttcctcatggCCTTTTCCTCCATCTAGATAAGACTTGGGAAtgggaaatcctggtttgggggaaaaacaagATGTGAGTGCATTGGCTTTGAAGGTCCCGCTGTCTGAGAGCATCTCTAGAAATCCCCGGGTTCCTGGTATCCATAAGAAGTTCCAAAAATCATGAAGGAGCCCGAAAACACACTCCCAGGAGATCCCTGTTTACAGGGTCCTCACTTTGGGTTTATGGGGCTTGCTGTTTGTtctgggttggtgttatgtctgctcctctcccgctcccacacctctctgtctgcatggagctgccacCGGTGCCCTTTTCtccccccccggggggggggtggtgccctgggggctgggctgctgggcttgccctgctgccccagctgctgcttgctgtgtgcttgctgctaccccggccgctgcttctgctccgctgcttttgccctattgcttctgccccgtTGCTGCTACcatgccctggctgctgctgccttcccctccccctttctctccttcagctccaagatctgtaccggctccggacgggacctgagcatcagagactgcctccggagcctgcccaagaagcttctcgcccttcccagcagcgaccgtctctcacttcggtgaaaacagttcttttgtcatctgggattgtaccttcctgtt
This region includes:
- the LOC130266886 gene encoding zinc finger protein ZFP2-like, which gives rise to MEEKAMRKRKMPWDSQADKALRAETMEDKSPQQNLVEEAVWSCSTVQESNGEEMPRRSHTRRGCKHRSWGSKGERPSLGQPGGQRSGHSSELRVHEQLHDGKKPLQCLECGKSFHRSSSLVRHQMIHTGEQPYKCGECGKGFRNTSDLMRHQTVHTGERPYECGECGKGFRWRYSLIVHQRTHTISRPYECGECGKSFNQSSHLIRHQRIHTGEQPYECGECGKSFNQSSHLIRHQRIHTGERPYECGECGKSFRLNSRLICHQMIHTGERPYKCGECGMGFRKSSNLTRHQMIHTGVRPYMCGECGKGFCDSSRLIMHQAMHTGECPYKFSECGKSFSQSSNLIVHQRIHTGEKLYECPECGKRFQQRSHLLRHQQIHTQERPFHCPDCGKGFKKNSTLITHQRIHTRERP